In Drosophila teissieri strain GT53w chromosome 2R, Prin_Dtei_1.1, whole genome shotgun sequence, the following proteins share a genomic window:
- the LOC122615022 gene encoding uncharacterized protein LOC122615022 isoform X2 → MIFKKCCFFLPLNVGCTIIGAIFITFHVGELITHSDDTIFIRQVSHKVWAPVIMSPILTIGTLSSVLLVYAASKALSSWPLPNPLRLYWPFRWSSQLVWLIPC, encoded by the exons ATGATTTTTAAGAAGTGCTGTTTCTTCCTGCCTCTGAACGTAGGTTGTACAATCATTGGGGCGATCTTCATAACTTTCCACGTTGGGGAGCTGATAACGCATTCGGATGACACCATTTTCATCAGGCAAGTGTCCCACAAGGTGTGGGCACCCGTCATCATGTCTCCGATCCTAACTATTGGAACCCTGAGCTCTGTACTGCTGGTGTACGCTGCTTCGAAG GCATTGTCGAGTTGGCCACTTCCAAACCCTCTCCGATTATACTGGCCGTTCAGGTGGTCATCACAG TTGGTCTGGCTTATTCCCTGCTGA
- the LOC122615021 gene encoding LOW QUALITY PROTEIN: uncharacterized protein LOC122615021 (The sequence of the model RefSeq protein was modified relative to this genomic sequence to represent the inferred CDS: inserted 1 base in 1 codon) codes for MACRCRYLKQIFTKCCYCYSLRFGVLLFGCIFLTWFIYITIGTAFMMECIFPDEYQKSLIPAQAALKATMVFSFFGIIASAMLCMGVHNNNEMLFLPFLGFAPIWIIVHXFALTVYCFNTVIIVLTVITMAILLYAWLVVWSFYIELLYAYDDELETGYV; via the exons ATGGCTTGTCGCTGCAGATATCTTAAGCAGATCTTTACTAAGTGCTGCTACTGCTATTCCCTGCGTTTCGGCGTGCTGCTCTTCGGATGCATTTTCCTGACCTGGTTCATCTACATCACCATCGGCACCGCCTTCATGATGGAGTGCATCTTTCCCGACGAGTACCAGAAGTCCCTCATCCCAGCACAGGCGGCCCTCAAGGCCACCATGGTCTTCTCCTTCTTCGGCATCATAGCTTCGGCCATGCTCTGCATGGGAGTGCATAAT AACAACGAGATGCTCTTTCTCCCATTTTTGGGTTTCGCACCCATTTGGATAATTGTAC ATTTCGCCCTGACCGTTTACTGCTTTAATACCGTCATTATCGTCCTGACTGTCATCACAATGG CTATTTTACTGTATGCCTGGCTTGTGGTTTGGTCCTTCTACATAGAACTGCTCTACGCCTACGACGATGAGTTGGAAACCGGTTATGTGTAG
- the LOC122615022 gene encoding uncharacterized protein LOC122615022 isoform X1 has product MIFKKCCFFLPLNVGCTIIGAIFITFHVGELITHSDDTIFIRQVSHKVWAPVIMSPILTIGTLSSVLLVYAASKRKRGFVLMWIIVYSIILFIYVIIGIVELATSKPSPIILAVQVVITVGLAYSLLIAVAFYRYLSTVDAEDSI; this is encoded by the exons ATGATTTTTAAGAAGTGCTGTTTCTTCCTGCCTCTGAACGTAGGTTGTACAATCATTGGGGCGATCTTCATAACTTTCCACGTTGGGGAGCTGATAACGCATTCGGATGACACCATTTTCATCAGGCAAGTGTCCCACAAGGTGTGGGCACCCGTCATCATGTCTCCGATCCTAACTATTGGAACCCTGAGCTCTGTACTGCTGGTGTACGCTGCTTCGAAG AGGAAGCGAGGCTTCGTCCTTATGTGGATAATCGTCTATTCGATCATACtctttatttatgttataatAGGCATTGTCGAGTTGGCCACTTCCAAACCCTCTCCGATTATACTGGCCGTTCAGGTGGTCATCACAG TTGGTCTGGCTTATTCCCTGCTGATAGCGGTGGCCTTCTACCGATATCTGAGCACTGTGGATGCGGAAGATTCAATTTGA